In Cryptococcus depauperatus CBS 7841 chromosome 4, complete sequence, a single window of DNA contains:
- a CDS encoding histidinol dehydrogenase has translation MSLPTFLPLIDPTSDLLILSLSLLGPLIIPATLKHAVLPSLPPHAQYYIQADATGTADTDVISFLDDGASKVILSPFQAARLNGSVPRERIVLKVNEEELASAKNVVQQASGIYIVFETIPNPKSLEFPGLDVFVQLSEVEPLEMAELIKASRPAVYVIPTEYLTNASSTTSTQLSISEAFLAPIISDRPDGLYPTVVASSNHSSKPLGFVYSSKESIAEAITTQKGVYQSRKHGLWRKGETSGAIQELVGVKLDCDSDALIFEVVQHGSGFCHLPQSTCFGGFTGIAKLQDTLQSRLESAPEGSYTKRLFTDEKLLRSKIMEEAEELCDAQTKEDVAFEAADLVYFALSRCISKGVTWKDVEKALDRKSLKVTRRKGDAKPKWEEKMATTNIQEKVIENKEIKATVSKPTDLASFAESELIKMHTVNLSQLSPAEQRKLLLRPVLNSLTMIDKVKPIVERVRKEGDEGLKAMTRQFDKADLNSNVLLPPFTTPSETELPVDVRDAIDKAYANVKAFHVAQNEKEPLVVETMPGVTCSRFARPIARVGIYVPGGTAILPSTAIMLGVPAQVAGCKTIVLATPPRPDGSISPEVLYVAKLTGVTCILKAGGAQAVGAMAYGTGEVPKVDKIFGPGNQWVTAAKLLVQNDTDALVAIDMPAGPSEVLVIADHTANPIFVASDLLSQAEHGVDSQVILVAISLTPQHLSAIEQQIDIQAKALPRVAIAREAIKKSVIVLVDDVKQGVAFSNEYAPEHLILHLENAQEVVKEIDNAGSIFVGAFSPESCGDYASGTNHTLPTNGFARQFSGVNTLSFQKHITSQYVSGQGLRALGPVVIKLAEREGLEAHANAVRVRLTELSK, from the exons AtgtctcttccaacttttctccCTCTTATAGATCCAACATCGGATCTACTCATTCTATCTCTCTCGCTGTTAGGTCCTCTTATAATCCCGGCCACACTCAAACATGCCGttctcccatctcttcctcctcacgCTCAGTACTATATCCAGGCAGACGCGACAGGCACAGCAGACACAGACGTGATATCTTTTCTCGACGATGGGGCTTCAAAGGTCATTCTGTCTCCATTTCAAGCCGCCCGGCTTAATGGCTCAGTCCCTagagagaggattgtgCTCAAGgtgaatgaagaggagcTTGCCTCTGCAAAAAATGTTGTCCAGCAAGCGTCAGGTATTTACATTGTATTTGAGACAATTCCCAACCCAAAGTCTCTCGAATTTCCTGGCTTGGATGTGTTTGTGCAGCTATCAGAGGTTGAGCCACTTGAAATGGCGGAGCTGATCAAAGCATCGAGGCCTGCGGTGTATGTCATTCCTACCGAATACCTCACCAATGCTTCATCTACGACCAGCACACAACTCTCTATTTCTGAGGCTTTCTTGGCTCCGATTATTTCTGACCGACCCGATGGCCTTTATCCCACTGTTGTAGCTTCTTCCAATCACTCGTCGAAACCACTTGGCTTTGTTTATTCTTCTAAAGAGAGCATTGCGGAGGCTATCACCACCCAAAAAGGTGTTTATCAGTCGAGAAAGCATGGACTTTGGCGTAAAGGCGAGACGAGTGGTGCGATACAAGAGCTTGTTGGGGTCAAACTTGATTGTGACTCAGATGCCCTCATCTTTGAGGTGGTTCAGCACGGCTCGGGGTTCTGTCACCTTCCACAATCAACCTGCTTTGGTGGGTTTACGGGTATCGCCAAGCTCCAAGATACACTCCAATCCCGACTCGAGTCTGCCCCTGAGGGATCATATACGAAAAGACTATTTACCGATGAGAAGCTGTTGAGGAGCAAAATTATGGAGGAGGCCGAGGAGCTGTGTGATGCTCAAACGAAGGAGGATGTGGCGTTTGAGGCTGCTGACTTGGTTTACTTTGCACTTTCTAGGTGTATCAGTAAAGGAGTTACatggaaagatgtagaGAAGGCATTAGATCGAAAGAGTCTTAAAGTGACTAGGCGTAAAGGCGATGCTAAACCCAAAtgggaggaaaagatggccaCCACCAAtattcaagaaaaagtgattgaaaacaaagagaTCAAGGCAACCGTGTCCAAACCTACCGATCTTGCCTCCTTCGCCGAAAGTGAACTCATCAAGATGCACACTGTTAACTTGTCACAACTCTCCCCTGCTGAACAGAGGAAACTTCTCCTTCGCCCTGTCCTCAATTCTCTCACCATGATTGACAAGGTGAAGCCTATCGTAGAACGAGTACGcaaagaaggcgatgaaGGTTTGAAAGCCATGACTCGTCAATTCGACAAGGCTGATCTGAATTCCAAcgtccttcttcctcccttCACTACTCCATCTGAGACAGAGCTGCCCGTTGACGTACGTGATGCCATTGACAAGGCTTATGCCAACGTCAAAGCTTTCCATGTGGCTCAAAACGAGAAAGAGCCATTAGTAGTTGAGACTATGCCAGGCGTAACATGTTCCCGATTTGCTCGGCCTATTGCTCGTGTTGGCATCTACGTTCCGGGCGGTACAGCAATCTTACCATCTACAGCTATAATGCTCGGTGTCCCCGCACAAGTCGCTGGCTGCAAAACAATTGTTCTCGCCACTCCTCCACGTCCCGACGGCTCAATTTCTCCTGAAGTTTTATATGTCGCTAAGTTGACTGGTGTGACGTGTATTCTGAAGGCTGGAGGTGCACAAGCGGTGGGTGCGATGGCGTATGGTACAGGTGAGGTACCAAAGGTAGACAAGATCTTTGGACCAGGCAATCAATGGGTTACAGCGGCTAAGTTGTTAGTTCAGAACGACACAGATGCATTAGTGGCTATTGATATGCCTGCTGGTCCTTCTGAGGTACTC GTCATTGCAGATCACACTGCCAACCCAATTTTTGTGGCTTCCGATCTCTTATCTCAAGCTGAACACGGTGTTGACTCCCAAGTTATCCTTGTTGCTATCTCTCTTACTCCCCAACACCTCTCAGCCATCGAGCAGCAAATTGATATTCAAGCCAAAGCACTTCCTCGTGTCGCCATTGCCCGAGAGGCCATCAAGAAATCTGTCATTGTACTTGTAGATGACGTGAAGCAAGGCGTGGCATTCAGTAATGAGTATGCACCAGAACATTTGATTTTACACCTTGAGAATGCACAAGAGGTtgtaaaagagattgataaCGCGGGAAGTATCTTTGTCGGCGCATTCTCTCCTGAATC ATGCGGTGACTACGCGTCTGGCACAAATCATACACTTCCTACTAATGGATTCGCTCGTCAATTCTCTGGCGTGAAcactctctctttccaaaaacaTATTACCTCGCAGTATGTCAGTGGACAAGGCCTTCGGGCTTTGGGACCTGTTGTTATCAAATTAGCAGAAAGGGAAGGGCTTGAGGCGCATGCGAACGCAGTACGAGTGAGGTTGACAGAATTGAGCAAATAG